The following coding sequences lie in one Arachis ipaensis cultivar K30076 chromosome B03, Araip1.1, whole genome shotgun sequence genomic window:
- the LOC107632513 gene encoding LOW QUALITY PROTEIN: uncharacterized protein LOC107632513 (The sequence of the model RefSeq protein was modified relative to this genomic sequence to represent the inferred CDS: inserted 1 base in 1 codon) translates to MIQNADMELESGTCNICSAPCSSCMHLNRALTGTKAEECSDENCRSGEPSQFSMDVSDLSSHRSTACERLKHAVSETSNLLRVNSGHESLSENAKTTQTLSEKYHDAKCLEGPDDSSSCISRNSNANLVSDSHQRDADKTNISCSSSSVSHLGAEGSTSGPSVYISGLCEIPSSKDADMPENSSECCVGNVESSPTKEIITANFSGEKFLANNKGLVNGTTSKFSAKVYPKSEADSDNGVGDVKDEDRKVPAHDGLHEKQGELVKSPVKPEAQSGDESDDSDVEHDVKVCDICGDAGREELLAICSRCSDGAEHTYCMREMLEKVPEGDWLCEECKYAEETEKHRLDVEEKKVHKVCSTAQISGKRPSEGEEWAKAGKRQALESSKGSPKGSSPKKIFPLSRESSFKSIDKGKLNSDHQTSICNHSNGNDIELARSLSAGPRSQTAKSTLLKSNSFNNINSKPRVKLVDDVPQKKKGAGEHTSKNIEMPGRMISKSSSLKSSNLGHSCATESKVKMVTSKPGTTADQKGSKLAKESGASHRKFFSRVDRPVVCSTMASSAVLTSKSDQKLTPRSETAKPSTINNNHEFKVNQDGRSNSLLKSKNNTSQRTSTSGDETQLDGLPQSREITNQVDKTKGSSGDCVRSGLTNASESPFCHKCKDLGHATECCMVDKQEFGLEGSATVPNSSKDKTHKDNRLKAAIQAALLRRPKICKRKEVPDQTEKFLTSAIDMRSEVTSQDKAFVIDTPKNIVSTEETKVRQDILQNPTFETSSSNDSKQHSFCPADFGSQPRKLESVGPTPGNPVVRDFCNQALAVSSVLPKTSVFPEYEYIWQGVFRMHRSGKPPDLCTGIQAHLSTCASPKVLEVVNKILPEVSLNEVSRLSTWPTQFHQGGAKEDNIALYFFAKDIESYERHYKGLLDHMIRNDLALKGIFDGVELLIFPSNQLPENSQRWNMLFYLWGVFRGQRRNHSDSAKKICSPSLNALSVQKGSLTAVMTVSETHCSPMRMDEQPIACGKTCSEVLSSTSMDQGDTVLSGDFDIKETIFDQARLGPQVNLQRQDSRINTESASKNPTSSEQLCQQMHSPGSPPKHRIPTPPEAMGTHVSSRILETKIDCDISVKKENSLSSGIPSAGKQEIDAASNTSKNQISERTNNDEDQRRPKRKLIEEDLNVNMEATFQDDPTIRGTNCEQTIDKRVEHIDVSDAVLKASADSYQKLEDGETSSKKLKSGFGEIYASCSSGGRESFNGSFTALANHPGTFSSVEGRGCNEACLDEVIHEDLGTMERTFFPVGLHQKNDSRLMLNGMPVEGPCDYEGHFQVGIPNLELALGGETKPQPPPAPPLPPRKGMFPFLVRDGDKKNNXGLSLSFPSSNKEPVKPTPKAEHSPDGHHVNTSFLLFGRYTDK, encoded by the exons ATGATCCAGAACGCTGATATGGAACTTGAATCAGGGACTTGTAATATTTGCTCAGCTCCTTGTTCATCTTGCATGCATCTTAATCGAGCTCTAACTGGAACAAAGGCTGAAGAATGCTCTGATGAAAATTGTCGATCAGGGGAACCCAGTCAGTTTTCTATGGATGTGAGTGATCTATCTTCTCATAGGAGTACAGCTTGTGAAAGATTGAAGCATGCTGTCAGTGAAACCAGTAACTTGCTTCGTGTTAATTCTGGTCATGAATCTCTGTCTGAAAATGCTAAAACCACACAAACTTTATCAGAGAAGTATCACGATGCCAAGTGTTTAGAAGGACCTGATGACAGCTCTTCGTGTATCAGTAGAAACAGTAATGCTAATTTAGTTAGTGATAGCCATCAAAGAGATGCAGACAAAACAAATATTTCATGTAGTTCATCCTCAGTTAGTCACTTAGGAGCAGAAGGATCTACAAGTGGGCCATCTGTTTATATATCAGGCTTGTGTGAGATACCCTCTTCTAAAGATGCAGATATGCCAGAGAATTCATCAGAATGCTGTGTTGGAAATGTTGAGTCATCGCCAACCAAGGAGATAATCACTGCTAATTTTTCAGGTGAAAAATTTCTTGCAAATAACAAAGGCCTTGTTAATGGCACTACTAGCAAGTTTTCGGCAAAAGTATATCCAAAGTCAGAAGCAGATAGTGACAATGGTGTTGGTGATGTGAAAGACGAAGATCGTAAAGTTCCAGCCCATGATGGACTGCACGAGAAGCAGGGGGAGCTTGTTAAATCACCCGTCAAGCCCGAAGCTCAATCTGGAGATGAGAGCGATGACTCAGATGTTGAGCATGAT GTAAAGGTATGTGACATCTGTGGAGATGCTGGTCGCGAGGAGCTACTTGCAATATGTAGTAGATGCAGTGATGGTGCAGAGCACAC CTATTGCATGCGAGAAATGCTCGAAAAGGTCCCAGAAGGTGACTGGTTATGTGAAGAATGCAAGTATGCTGAGGAGACTGAAAAACATCGGCTGG ATGTTGAAGAGAAAAAGGTCCATAAAGTTTGTTCAACTGCGCAAATATCTGGTAAAAGGCCTTCTGAGGGTGAAGAATGGGCAAAGGCAGGGAAAAGGCAAGCTCTTGAATCAAGTAAAGGGTCACCAAAGGGGTCAAGCCCCAAGAAAATATTTCCACTGTCGCGAGAGTCTTCGTTCAAGAGCATTGATAAAGGAAAGTTGAACTCTGATCATCAGACCTCCATTTGTAACCACTCCAATGGCAATGACATAGAACTTGCTCGTTCTCTATCTGCTGGTCCTCGGAGTCAAACAGCTAAGA GTACATTGTTAAAGTCAAattcattcaacaacatcaattccAAGCCCAGAGTCAAACTTGTTGATGATGTCCCGCAAAAGAAGAAAGGGGCTGGTGAACATACCTCTAAGAATATTGAGATGCCAGGACGAATGATAAGCAAATCTAGTTCATTGAAATCCTCAAATTTGGGTCATTCATGTGCCACTGAATCAAAAGTCAAAATGGTTACTTCCAAACCTGGAACTACTGCGGATCAAAAAGGATCAAAACTAGCAAAAGAATCAGGTGCCTCTCATAGGAAATTTTTCTCTAGGGTTGATCGGCCTGTTGTTTGTTCAACCATGGCTAGTTCTGCTGTTCTGACATCTAAGAGTGATCAGAAGCTTACCCCTCGTAGCGAAACTGCTAAACCTTcaacaattaacaacaatcacgAATTTAAGGTCAACCAAGATGGGAGATCAAATTCATTATTGAAGTCTAAGAATAATACAAGCC AGAGAACATCAACCAGTGGTGATGAAACTCAATTAGATGGGCTGCCTCAATCAAGAGAGATAACAAATCAGGTTGATAAAACCAAAGGTAGTTCTGGTGATTGTGTGAGGTCTGGTCTTACTAATGCTTCTGAAAGCCCATTCTGTCACAAATGTAAGGATTTAGGCCATGCTACAGAATGTTGCATGGTTGATAAACAGGAATTTGGCCTGGAAGGATCAGCCACTGTCCCAAACAGTTCAAAAGACAAAACACATAAAGATAATAGACTGAAAGCTGCAATCCAGGCAGCTTTACTTAGAAGGCCCAAAATATGCAAGAGGAAAGAAGTGCCTGACCAAACTGAGAAGTTTCTTACATCAGCCATAGACATGAGGTCCGAAGTCACTTCTCAAGATAAGGCGTTTGTTATTGACACTCCAAAGAATATTGTTTCTACTGAAGAAACAAAAGTGAGGCAGGATATCCTTCAGAATCCTACATTTGAAACTTCGTCTTCCAATGATTCGAAGCAACATAGCTTTTGTCCAGCTGATTTTGGATCACAACCTAGAAAGTTAGAATCTGTTGGTCCTACTCCTGGAAATCCTGTAGTTAGAGACTTTTGCAATCAAGCTTTGGCTGTCTCAAGTGTTCTTCCAAAGACATCAGTCTTTCCAGAATATGAATACATTTGGCA AGGTGTCTTTCGAATGCATAGAAGTGGAAAGCCGCCTGACTTATGTACTGGTATTCAAGCGCATTTATCCACATGTGCTTCCCCTAAAGTTCTTGAGGTAGTGAACAAGATTCTTCCTGAGGTTTCCCTCAATGAAGTTTCTCGCTTGAGCACGTGGCCTACACAATTTCATCAAGGCGGGGCAAAGGAAGATAATATTGCACTTTACTTTTTTGCCAAAGACATTGAAAG TTACGAGAGACACTACAAGGGTCTACTGGATCACATGATTAGAAATGATTTAGCGCTTAAAGGAATTTTTGATGGTGTTGAACTTCTTATATTCCCCTCCAATCAGCTTCCTGAAAATTCTCAGC GTTGGAATATGTTGTTTTACTTATGGGGTGTATTTAGAGGGCAGAGGAGGAATCATTCTGATTCTGCAAAAAAGATTTGTAGTCCCAGTTTGAATGCGTTGTCAGTTCAGAAGGGTTCTCTGACTGCTGTGATGACTGTGTCTGAAACCCACTGTTCACCAATGCGGATGGATGAACAACCAATTGCTTGTGGTAAAACCTGCAGTGAAGTTCTCTCATCCACTTCCATGGACCAAGGCGATACTGTTTTAAGTGGGGATTTTGATAttaaagaaactatttttgaccAGGCACGTTTGGGTCCACAAGTAAACTTACAGAGGCAAGATAGTAGAATCAACACGGAATCTGCATCAAAGAATCCGACAAGCAGTGAACAATTGTGCCAACAAATGCACTCTCCAGGTTCACCTCCG AAGCACAGAATCCCCACACCTCCTGAAGCAATGGGAACGCATGTAAGTAGCAGGATTTTGGAAACAAAAATTGATTGTGATATTTCAGTCAAGAAGGAGAACTCTCTGTCTTCTGGGATTCCTTCTGCTGGCAAACAAGAGATAGATGCTGCAAGCAATACCTCAAAGAATCAAATTTCAGAAAGAACTAACAATGATGAAGATCAGCGAAGGCCTAAAAGGAAACTGATAGAAGAGGATCTCAATGTTAACATGGAGGCAACCTTTCAAGATGATCCGACTATAAGAGGCACCAATTGTGAGCAAACCATTGATAAAAGAGTTGAGCATATAGATGTTTCAGATGCAGTTTTGAAGGCTTCCGCAGATAGTTATCAGAAATTGGAAGATGGAGAAACTTCCAGCAAGAAGCTCAAGTCAGGTTTCGGTGAAATTTATGCAAGTTGCAGTTCAGGTGGTAGGGAATCTTTCAATGGCAGTTTTACAGCCCTTGCAAACCATCCCGGTACCTTCTCTTCAGTTGAGGGTAGAGGATGCAACGAAGCTTGCTTAGATGAAGTCATTCATGAGGACCTTGGAACTATGGAAAGAACCTTCTTTCCTGTCGGTTTGCATCAGAAAAATGACTCTCGCTTGATGCTTAATGGCATGCCAGTGGAGGGGCCTTGTGATTACGAGGGTCACTTTCAAGTTGGGATTCCAAACCTAGAGCTTGCTTTGGGGGGCGAAACAAAACCACAACCACCGCCAGCACCGCCACTACCACCACGTAAGGGTATGTTCCCTTTTCTTGTCAGGGATGGAGACAAGAAAAATA CAGGACTGTCTCTATCATTCCCATCATCAAATAAGGAACCTGTCAAACCAACTCCAAAAGCTGAACATTCGCCTGATGGGCATCATGTGAATACTTCGTTTCTCCTTTTTGGGAGATACACAGACAAATAA